The proteins below come from a single Bactrocera dorsalis isolate Fly_Bdor chromosome 5, ASM2337382v1, whole genome shotgun sequence genomic window:
- the LOC109579493 gene encoding uncharacterized protein LOC109579493 translates to MKEEGNVTILVPTTTVKIPSKAIATRDDITSAAKLADLEIINFVRRWNIRYSGRENLHDFLERCEELAECYSIANNQLLATIPEILQDKALQWFRIKRNVINTWVDFRYEAERFFLPKRHLAHLEETIHPRKQLPREKAKDYVLAIQTLIRQHPKLRDEDHTERIYDGLNVEYRLYVRRSDFNSVDELLELTEEFELLKSEEARQARNTNHCLMAVSTKYCREKVCWRCKQPGHRMHQCRNRQRIFCSRCGRDGIMSRDCNCPTHATVQATPSKPSTKALKATIPFPEGKQDGRYYLPITVAGMQIEALVDTGASLTYIGKELQRHLDKHQIKPRRQTRRIQLANQTYIPITKLYPVTIELGNKSTHLLVSALPTLSEHVILGMDFLMKRDLTITIDGQPLTATRLST, encoded by the coding sequence ATGAAAGAGGAAGGTAATGTCACCATACTTGTTCCAACTACCACGGTAAAAATCCCGAGCAAAGCAATAGCAACACGTGATGACATCACATCGGCTGCAAAATTGGCAGATTTGGAGATTATAAACTTCGTGCGGCGATGGAACATACGCTACAGCGGTCGCGAAAATTTGCACGACTTTCTGGAGCGATGCGAAGAGCTAGCCGAATGCTACTCTATAGCAAATAACCAACTTCTTGCTACAATACCGGAAATTTTGCAAGATAAAGCGCTGCAATGGTTTCGTATAAAACGCAATGTCATAAACACGTGGGTTGACTTTCGTTACGAGGCTGAACGATTTTTTTTACCGAAACGACACCTTGCACATCTGGAAGAAACCATCCATCCGCGCAAGCAATTACCCAGAGAGAAAGCAAAAGATTATGTGTTGGCCATCCAAACGCTTATTCGCCAGCACCCGAAACTTCGCGATGAAGATCACACCGAACGTATATATGACGGTCTAAATGTGGAATATCGCTTATACGTCCGACGAAGCGACTTCAACAGCGTAGACGAATTACTCGAGTTAACCGAAGAATTCGAATTGTTAAAAAGCGAGGAGGCCAGGCAAGCAAGAAACACCAATCACTGTTTGATGGCGGTAAGTACTAAGTATTGCCGCGAGAAAGTTTGTTGGCGATGTAAGCAGCCGGGACACCGAATGCACCAATGTCGCAACCGGCAGCGAATATTTTGCTCTCGCTGTGGACGCGACGGAATCATGTCCCGAGACTGCAATTGTCCTACACATGCGACTGTGCAAGCTACTCCGTCCAAACCCAGTACAAAAGCACTCAAAGCAACGATTCCGTTCCCAGAAGGGAAACAAGATGGCCGTTATTATTTGCCCATTACTGTCGCAGGCATGCAGATAGAAGCCCTGGTGGACACCGGAGCCTCGCTCACATATATCGGTAAAGAACTTCAACGTCATCTAGATAAACACCAAATTAAACCCAGACGCCAGACCCGTCGCATTCAGCTAGCTAATCAGACGTATATACCTATCACGAAATTGTATCCTGTCACTATAGAGCTGGGTAACAAGTCTACGCACCTACTTGTTTCAGCTCTACCGACGCTTTCGGAACATGTCATCTTAGGCATGGATTTCTTAATGAAGCGAGACCTGACTATCACCATCGATGGTCAACCCCTAACCGCTACACGCCTAAGCACATAG